The Collimonas fungivorans Ter331 genome has a segment encoding these proteins:
- a CDS encoding HAD-IA family hydrolase, with product MAGRGSSLPEGRYSAFLFDMDGTILNSIAAAERIWGAWAVRHGLELASFLPTMHGSRAVDTITRLGLPGINPEVEALKITDAEINDVEGIVEIPGATDFLKSLPPTKWAVVTSAPKDLALRRMKAAGIPVPAVLVTADDVAAGKPNPDCYLLAARKLEVDVSSCLIFEDAPVGIAAGEAAGATVLVVTATHGHPINSTHSTIKNYEKIFAKADEDGSILLEGQAA from the coding sequence ATGGCAGGTCGTGGCTCATCGTTACCCGAAGGTCGATACAGTGCCTTCCTTTTCGATATGGATGGCACCATTCTCAACTCGATAGCCGCGGCAGAACGCATCTGGGGCGCGTGGGCGGTTCGCCATGGCCTCGAGCTGGCATCCTTCCTGCCGACCATGCACGGTTCGCGTGCCGTCGACACCATAACCCGACTGGGACTCCCCGGGATAAATCCTGAAGTCGAAGCATTGAAAATCACTGATGCCGAAATTAATGACGTCGAGGGCATTGTCGAGATACCTGGCGCGACGGATTTTTTAAAGTCTCTGCCACCGACCAAATGGGCAGTTGTGACTTCGGCTCCCAAGGATCTGGCGTTGCGGCGCATGAAAGCGGCGGGCATTCCTGTTCCGGCTGTGCTTGTGACGGCTGACGATGTTGCTGCCGGAAAGCCGAACCCTGATTGCTATCTGCTGGCGGCCCGGAAACTGGAAGTGGACGTTAGCAGCTGTCTGATATTTGAAGATGCGCCCGTCGGCATTGCCGCTGGCGAAGCGGCTGGCGCAACAGTACTGGTTGTTACCGCAACCCATGGTCATCCGATAAATAGCACGCACTCAACGATCAAGAATTACGAAAAAATATTTGCTAAGGCTGATGAGGATGGCTCTATCCTGCTTGAAGGGCAGGCGGCCTAG
- a CDS encoding dihydrofolate reductase family protein translates to MSKLCVRSFSLSLDGYGAGPGQNLDNPLGVGGKALHQWAFTTRTFQKMFGNEGGATGVDDDFAARGFDNIGAWIMGRNMFGPVRGAWPDDTWKGWWGDNPPYHTQVFVLTHHARPSITMEGGTVFHFITDDIHAALQRATEAAGGRDIRLGGGVDTVRQYLRAGLVDELHLAISPVLLGAGENLLAGIDMPKLGYKVAEYVPTPNAVHVVLTKS, encoded by the coding sequence ATGTCCAAACTCTGTGTGCGCAGTTTCTCTTTATCCCTTGACGGTTACGGCGCAGGCCCCGGCCAGAATCTCGACAATCCGCTCGGCGTCGGCGGCAAGGCCTTGCACCAATGGGCTTTCACCACGCGAACGTTTCAAAAGATGTTTGGAAATGAGGGCGGTGCGACCGGCGTGGATGACGACTTTGCAGCGCGCGGTTTCGACAACATCGGCGCCTGGATCATGGGACGCAACATGTTCGGGCCCGTCAGAGGTGCGTGGCCCGACGATACATGGAAGGGATGGTGGGGTGACAATCCGCCGTACCATACCCAGGTCTTCGTGCTGACCCACCATGCCCGGCCATCGATCACGATGGAGGGCGGCACCGTGTTCCACTTCATTACTGATGATATCCATGCCGCGCTCCAGCGCGCCACCGAGGCTGCCGGCGGTCGCGATATCCGGCTCGGCGGCGGCGTCGACACGGTCCGGCAATACCTTCGTGCAGGACTCGTCGACGAATTGCACCTTGCCATCTCACCGGTCCTGCTCGGTGCCGGGGAAAATCTTCTGGCCGGCATCGACATGCCGAAACTCGGCTATAAGGTCGCAGAATATGTCCCCACGCCGAATGCGGTCCATGTCGTCCTGACGAAATCCTGA
- a CDS encoding RDD family protein — MNESTEFEYVGFWLRVWASLIDTVLLLVVIFPILFAIYGREELASGVTLSGPANILVSYILPAAVVIAFWRARQATPGKMAIGARIVDAKTGGKPSFTQEAIRYLGYFVSTFPLCLGLIWVGIDKRKQGWHDKIAGTVVVRRKNVGAEPVKFGD; from the coding sequence ATGAATGAATCCACCGAATTCGAATATGTCGGATTCTGGCTGAGAGTCTGGGCCAGCCTGATCGACACGGTCCTGCTGCTGGTTGTGATCTTCCCGATACTGTTCGCCATTTACGGACGCGAAGAACTGGCCTCGGGCGTGACGCTGAGCGGGCCGGCGAACATCCTGGTTTCCTACATCCTGCCGGCAGCCGTGGTCATCGCGTTCTGGCGGGCGCGGCAAGCGACGCCGGGAAAGATGGCGATAGGCGCCCGCATCGTCGATGCCAAGACGGGGGGCAAGCCGAGCTTCACGCAGGAGGCGATCCGCTACCTGGGCTACTTCGTTTCAACCTTCCCTCTTTGCCTCGGGCTGATCTGGGTTGGGATCGACAAGCGCAAGCAGGGATGGCATGACAAGATTGCCGGAACTGTTGTGGTACGACGTAAAAATGTTGGCGCGGAGCCGGTCAAGTTTGGCGATTGA
- a CDS encoding SymE family type I addiction module toxin, with translation MNQWFHLPKASSQPKSAADDSPAATPARVKTAHRDRWLTVGLYPEFHAQKPWIRLHGVWLKEAGFNPQTKVKVRVMQGCLVITTE, from the coding sequence ATGAATCAATGGTTCCATTTGCCGAAAGCATCTTCTCAACCCAAATCCGCAGCGGACGACAGTCCTGCAGCCACTCCAGCGCGTGTCAAAACGGCTCATCGAGACCGATGGCTTACCGTGGGCCTGTACCCGGAATTTCACGCCCAAAAACCATGGATTCGGCTGCATGGCGTCTGGCTGAAGGAAGCCGGCTTCAACCCGCAGACCAAGGTCAAGGTGCGGGTGATGCAGGGATGTTTAGTTATCACGACAGAATAG
- a CDS encoding PAAR domain-containing protein — MRKIVVVGDTTTTGGVILPNANSTFSVGDAGHKVALIGGPVQCLACKSVGVIAKAGGPRRMNFMGEVALENDIVICGCPVPPKLIANLNQTTTYDDQAESLGAIVPAIGAGAIGLATNEDHHFQFDQYFQLHDEKTGEVLTDRLYKIHYSGGTVEGRSDTFGFTRKIIGNDAEEVKIEIFGEGV; from the coding sequence ATGAGAAAAATTGTTGTTGTGGGCGACACGACCACAACTGGCGGCGTGATCTTGCCGAACGCGAACTCAACTTTTTCTGTAGGCGATGCCGGTCACAAAGTCGCGCTCATCGGTGGGCCGGTCCAATGCCTGGCATGTAAAAGCGTTGGAGTCATAGCCAAAGCTGGCGGGCCGCGTCGGATGAATTTCATGGGCGAAGTCGCATTGGAAAATGATATCGTCATCTGCGGATGCCCTGTGCCGCCCAAGTTAATAGCTAATCTGAATCAAACAACGACCTATGACGACCAAGCGGAGTCTCTTGGGGCTATCGTCCCTGCCATCGGTGCAGGTGCTATAGGCCTAGCTACAAATGAAGATCACCATTTTCAGTTCGATCAGTATTTTCAACTTCACGATGAAAAGACAGGTGAAGTACTGACAGACCGTCTTTATAAAATTCATTATTCTGGAGGCACTGTTGAAGGCCGTTCGGATACATTTGGCTTTACAAGGAAAATCATAGGCAACGATGCCGAGGAAGTGAAAATTGAAATTTTTGGGGAGGGCGTCTAA
- a CDS encoding thioesterase domain-containing protein, translated as MPLPLAPIVVVTVAMTLRSDTKPVKIYLKKPRGTLYWGGAGLNGPYINDQIQTLLKIGIQHVYRGVNTTGNEKTDALWTATTLRYQDTDEWTITSGLDNPSGQFNLIGYSYGSLLAAQTANFYANQGHIVDHLVLIGCPIDSGFLNSLIMNKNIKNVIRINLTSADDPLYAGMSEAALIASAKTLMDQDTASGTTKGIGHFYFRPDSKEGRDRRTALAKYLYDQGLR; from the coding sequence ATGCCTTTGCCGTTGGCGCCAATCGTCGTAGTAACAGTTGCAATGACTTTGCGAAGTGACACGAAACCCGTAAAAATCTATCTCAAGAAGCCAAGAGGTACATTGTATTGGGGTGGAGCCGGCCTCAATGGTCCGTATATCAATGACCAGATTCAGACATTATTGAAAATTGGGATTCAGCACGTGTATCGAGGAGTCAACACAACGGGAAATGAAAAAACCGATGCTCTTTGGACCGCAACCACCTTACGTTATCAAGACACGGATGAATGGACAATTACCAGTGGGCTCGACAATCCAAGCGGACAATTTAATCTCATCGGCTATTCTTATGGGTCGTTACTCGCCGCTCAAACTGCAAATTTCTATGCGAATCAAGGGCACATAGTCGATCATCTTGTGCTGATTGGTTGCCCGATAGATTCCGGTTTTTTAAATTCACTCATAATGAACAAGAACATCAAGAACGTTATTAGAATTAACCTGACTAGTGCTGATGATCCGCTCTATGCAGGGATGTCCGAAGCAGCATTGATTGCAAGTGCCAAAACCTTAATGGATCAAGACACTGCTTCTGGTACCACCAAGGGAATTGGGCATTTCTATTTTCGCCCAGACAGCAAGGAAGGCAGAGATCGCCGGACGGCTCTTGCGAAGTATTTATACGACCAGGGATTAAGATGA
- a CDS encoding MFS transporter, which yields MNTLTQGTFRSLNNFNYRIWAGGALVSNVGTWMQRTAQDWLVLTQLTHKNATAVGIVMALQFGPHLLLLPVTGFAADHLDRRKLLIATQAAMGMLALGLGILTVSGLVQLWHVYLFAFLLGCVTAFDSPARQTFVSELVTEAELSNAVALNSTSFNAARMIGPAVAGVLIASVGSGWVFLINAVSFAGVIGALRLLRVDELHLRSRAAPARGGLLEGFRYVWRRPDIKTVLLMLFLIGTFGLNFPIFISTMSVTVFHAGADRYGLLTAIMAFGSVAGALLSARRAQPRIAILLAGAAVFGFGCALAAFMPSYWLFGLALILIGISAQTFNTTANSMVQLSTEPAMRGRVMAILLALALGGTAIGAPAVGWVADTFGPRWALGVGAAAGFAAAIVGIRYLARYRHLRVRIDGGRLRFSIDDSDPMNVLLRPGYTATEQKVP from the coding sequence ATGAACACCCTGACGCAAGGCACCTTCCGTTCGCTGAACAATTTCAACTACCGGATCTGGGCCGGCGGCGCGCTGGTCTCCAATGTCGGAACCTGGATGCAGCGCACCGCCCAGGACTGGCTGGTGCTGACCCAGCTGACCCACAAGAATGCGACTGCCGTCGGCATCGTGATGGCGCTGCAGTTCGGCCCGCATCTGCTGCTGCTGCCTGTGACCGGTTTTGCAGCAGATCACCTGGACCGGCGCAAACTCCTGATTGCGACCCAGGCGGCGATGGGAATGCTGGCCCTTGGACTGGGCATCCTCACCGTCAGCGGTTTGGTCCAGCTGTGGCATGTCTACCTGTTTGCATTCCTGCTGGGCTGCGTCACGGCATTCGATTCGCCGGCACGCCAGACGTTTGTCTCGGAGCTGGTGACTGAAGCCGAGCTGTCGAATGCAGTAGCGCTAAATTCTACGTCTTTCAATGCTGCGCGCATGATCGGACCTGCTGTCGCAGGTGTCCTGATTGCCAGCGTCGGCTCGGGCTGGGTATTCCTGATCAACGCTGTTTCGTTTGCCGGAGTCATCGGCGCACTGCGGCTGCTGCGTGTCGATGAACTGCACCTGAGAAGCAGGGCTGCGCCAGCCCGCGGCGGGCTGCTCGAAGGTTTTCGCTATGTCTGGCGCCGCCCTGATATCAAAACTGTGCTTCTCATGCTGTTCCTGATAGGCACCTTCGGGCTCAATTTCCCGATCTTCATTTCCACCATGTCGGTCACCGTCTTCCATGCCGGAGCGGACCGTTACGGGCTGCTGACAGCGATCATGGCCTTCGGCTCGGTCGCCGGCGCGCTGCTCTCGGCCCGACGGGCGCAGCCGCGCATCGCGATCCTGCTGGCCGGAGCCGCCGTCTTCGGCTTCGGCTGCGCGCTGGCGGCGTTCATGCCCAGCTACTGGCTTTTTGGCCTCGCGCTGATTCTTATCGGCATATCCGCGCAGACTTTCAACACCACTGCCAACAGCATGGTGCAACTGTCGACCGAACCCGCCATGCGCGGACGTGTGATGGCGATCCTGCTGGCCTTGGCGCTGGGCGGTACCGCCATCGGTGCGCCTGCGGTGGGTTGGGTAGCGGACACCTTCGGCCCGCGCTGGGCGCTCGGTGTCGGCGCCGCCGCGGGTTTTGCTGCAGCAATTGTAGGAATCCGTTACCTCGCCAGGTACCGCCATCTGCGGGTGCGCATCGACGGCGGTCGCTTGCGCTTCAGCATCGACGACAGCGATCCCATGAATGTGCTGTTGCGACCCGGCTATACCGCCACCGAACAGAAGGTTCCATGA
- a CDS encoding isochorismatase family protein produces the protein MAVTMLDPKTALIVIDLQNGIVAYPTVHPASEVVQRASALAAAFRRRGLPVVLVNVTGGAPGRTDQGRNLGDLPAGWADFVPELNQQPQDHTVTKRTWGAFTGSDLDAHLKKLGVTQVVIAGISTSIGVESTARQAYEHGFHVTLAVDAMTDTNPDAHINSTTRIFPRLGESGSTQEIIDLLEKRSA, from the coding sequence ATGGCAGTAACCATGCTTGATCCAAAGACAGCACTCATAGTCATCGACCTGCAGAACGGCATCGTCGCTTATCCCACCGTCCATCCGGCCAGCGAGGTGGTGCAGCGGGCCAGCGCGCTGGCCGCAGCATTCCGCCGCCGTGGCTTGCCGGTGGTGCTGGTCAACGTTACAGGCGGCGCGCCTGGCCGCACCGATCAGGGACGCAACCTGGGCGACCTTCCCGCCGGATGGGCCGATTTCGTCCCCGAGCTGAACCAGCAGCCGCAAGACCATACCGTGACCAAGCGCACCTGGGGCGCATTCACCGGCAGCGACCTTGATGCGCATCTGAAAAAACTGGGCGTGACGCAAGTCGTGATCGCCGGCATTTCCACCAGCATCGGCGTCGAATCAACCGCGCGCCAGGCATACGAGCACGGTTTCCACGTCACCCTCGCGGTCGACGCCATGACCGACACCAATCCCGATGCCCACATCAACAGCACCACGCGGATTTTTCCGAGGCTGGGCGAAAGCGGCAGCACCCAGGAGATTATCGATCTCCTTGAGAAACGGAGCGCCTGA
- a CDS encoding MarR family winged helix-turn-helix transcriptional regulator — translation MSMSERPDDPEAARALAVAGEIRVLIGQLRQRLREQSHLGDFSLTQLQVLVWLESEGPATVTSIARAQGMRPQSMGETLAVLKTAGLVSGVPDPNDGRQTILSLTADCREKIKAARAAKDDWLFRAIRSKLTQAEQKQLATGVELLKRLIES, via the coding sequence ATGAGCATGAGTGAACGACCAGACGATCCCGAAGCCGCCCGCGCCCTGGCGGTGGCGGGAGAGATCCGCGTATTGATCGGCCAGTTGCGCCAGCGCTTGCGCGAACAGTCGCATCTGGGAGATTTCAGCCTGACCCAGCTGCAAGTCCTGGTCTGGCTGGAGAGCGAAGGCCCGGCGACGGTGACCAGCATCGCCCGCGCCCAAGGCATGCGCCCGCAATCGATGGGCGAGACGCTCGCCGTATTGAAGACAGCCGGACTGGTGAGCGGCGTGCCGGACCCGAACGACGGCCGGCAAACCATCTTGTCGCTCACGGCCGACTGCCGGGAAAAGATCAAGGCCGCCCGCGCGGCAAAGGATGACTGGCTGTTCCGGGCCATCCGCAGCAAGCTTACCCAGGCAGAACAAAAACAACTCGCGACCGGCGTCGAGCTGCTCAAACGCCTCATCGAATCGTGA
- a CDS encoding sulfite exporter TauE/SafE family protein: MQLILFEMPAMFHYDLPRLSAILLTFFIAGTVKGVTGMGLPTIAMGLLGITMPPVAAATLLILPSFVTNLWQLLAGPGFLALARRLWTMMAGIAVGTIAGAWLMTNDSGGWTAIALGVVLVVYALFGLAARQLSVPTRAERPASPLVGLVTGLITGGTGVFVIPAVPYIQALGLDKEDLVQALGLSFTVSTIALAIGLQRQGAFELGDIGTSSLAVLPALLGMWLGQHVRRRVSPATFRRWFFICLIVLGLQLVLRPII; the protein is encoded by the coding sequence ATGCAATTAATCCTTTTTGAGATGCCAGCCATGTTCCATTATGACCTGCCACGCTTGTCCGCCATCCTGCTCACCTTCTTTATCGCCGGCACGGTGAAGGGCGTGACCGGCATGGGATTGCCGACCATCGCAATGGGGCTGCTGGGAATCACCATGCCGCCGGTAGCTGCGGCCACGCTCCTGATCCTGCCCTCGTTCGTCACCAATCTCTGGCAACTGCTGGCCGGTCCGGGATTCCTGGCGCTGGCCAGGCGGCTCTGGACCATGATGGCCGGCATCGCCGTCGGCACCATTGCCGGCGCCTGGCTGATGACCAATGACAGCGGCGGCTGGACTGCAATAGCGCTAGGGGTGGTGCTGGTGGTTTACGCGCTGTTCGGATTGGCGGCGCGCCAGCTGTCTGTGCCGACACGGGCAGAGCGGCCGGCATCGCCGCTGGTCGGCCTTGTGACCGGACTGATTACCGGCGGCACCGGCGTGTTCGTGATTCCGGCCGTGCCCTATATCCAGGCGTTGGGGCTGGACAAGGAGGACCTGGTGCAGGCACTGGGACTGTCGTTCACCGTGTCAACCATCGCACTGGCCATCGGCCTGCAGCGGCAAGGCGCTTTCGAGCTGGGCGATATTGGCACATCCAGCCTTGCGGTGCTGCCTGCATTGCTGGGAATGTGGCTGGGCCAGCATGTCCGGCGGCGTGTCAGCCCGGCTACTTTCCGGCGCTGGTTTTTCATCTGCCTGATCGTGCTCGGCCTGCAGCTGGTATTGCGTCCGATTATCTAG
- a CDS encoding LysE family translocator, which produces MHTQTILTYTAFAALSILSPGPSILLSLRNGATYGPRSVMWSGLGNISGVFCLSTAAILGLGVLLKSSAMLFMAVKICGALYLFYIGIRHLFAGSNGLAYESEAGQAGIAPRPRKLYGEAFLTAATNPKAVLFFTALFPQFIDPQAALLPQFLVLMAIFMSLSYGTHLSYAVVASRARHLLVRPQFAKWTNRVVGAAFISFGSLLLALRRQTS; this is translated from the coding sequence ATGCATACGCAAACTATCCTCACCTATACCGCCTTCGCGGCGCTGTCCATCCTCAGCCCTGGGCCGTCGATCCTGCTGTCGCTGCGCAACGGCGCTACCTATGGGCCGCGCTCGGTGATGTGGTCAGGCCTGGGCAATATTTCCGGCGTGTTCTGCCTGTCGACCGCGGCTATCCTTGGCCTGGGCGTGCTGCTCAAGTCGTCCGCCATGCTGTTCATGGCAGTCAAGATTTGCGGCGCACTTTACTTGTTTTATATCGGCATCCGGCATTTGTTCGCCGGCTCGAACGGACTCGCTTATGAATCGGAAGCAGGGCAGGCCGGGATTGCTCCGCGTCCGCGCAAGCTGTATGGCGAAGCCTTCCTGACAGCGGCCACCAACCCCAAGGCGGTCTTGTTTTTCACGGCGCTGTTTCCGCAGTTCATCGATCCCCAGGCAGCCTTGCTGCCGCAGTTCCTGGTGCTCATGGCCATCTTCATGAGCTTGTCGTATGGCACCCACCTCAGTTACGCGGTAGTAGCATCCCGCGCCCGGCACTTGCTGGTGCGGCCGCAGTTCGCCAAATGGACTAACCGCGTGGTGGGGGCAGCCTTCATTTCATTCGGCTCGCTGCTGTTGGCATTGCGTCGCCAGACGTCTTGA
- a CDS encoding sugar ABC transporter permease, giving the protein MSTINIKQLFRQYKIMALLIAIAIIWAFFSWKTEGGFVTPRNLSNLLRQMSITGILACGMVLVIIGGEIDLSVGSMLGLLGGVAAVLNVTHHLPLPLNLCLVLLLGLALGLFNGYLTAYMRIPSFIVGLGGMLAFRGILLGVTGGLTIAPVSSDLVYLGQGYLTPQLGIVLGVGLFILTLALTWRQRRNRMQHALPVPPLWRDGVRVLLIGLVLLAFVSTLNTYDGIPVPVLLLLALLGLFSYVTTQTVFGRRIYSVGSNMEATRLSGVNVQAVKLWIFGIMGVMCALAGLVNTARLAAGSPSAGNMGELDAIAACFIGGTSMRGGSGTVYGALIGALVMASLDNGMSMLDVDTYWQMIVKGSILMLAVWVDVSTRSGR; this is encoded by the coding sequence ATGAGTACTATCAACATCAAGCAACTGTTCCGGCAATACAAGATCATGGCCTTGCTGATAGCGATCGCCATCATCTGGGCATTCTTCAGCTGGAAAACCGAAGGCGGTTTCGTCACGCCGCGCAACCTGTCCAACCTGCTGCGCCAGATGTCGATCACCGGCATCCTCGCCTGCGGCATGGTGCTGGTGATTATCGGCGGCGAAATCGATCTCTCGGTCGGCTCCATGCTCGGCTTGCTGGGCGGGGTCGCCGCCGTGCTCAACGTCACCCATCATCTGCCGCTGCCGCTCAACCTGTGCCTGGTGCTGCTGCTGGGGTTGGCGCTGGGTCTGTTCAACGGTTACCTGACCGCGTACATGCGGATTCCCTCGTTCATCGTCGGCCTCGGCGGCATGCTGGCGTTCCGCGGAATCCTGCTGGGCGTCACCGGCGGGCTGACCATCGCCCCGGTCTCGAGCGATCTGGTGTACCTGGGACAGGGTTACCTGACGCCGCAGCTCGGCATCGTGCTCGGCGTCGGCTTGTTTATCCTGACCTTGGCGCTGACCTGGCGCCAGCGCCGCAACCGCATGCAGCACGCGCTGCCGGTGCCGCCGCTGTGGCGCGACGGAGTGCGTGTGCTGCTGATCGGCCTGGTGCTGCTGGCGTTTGTCTCCACCCTCAACACTTATGACGGGATCCCTGTGCCGGTGCTGCTGTTGCTGGCCTTGCTGGGCCTGTTCAGCTACGTCACCACCCAGACCGTGTTCGGCCGCCGCATCTATTCGGTCGGCAGCAACATGGAGGCGACCCGTTTGTCGGGCGTCAACGTGCAGGCGGTGAAGCTGTGGATCTTCGGCATCATGGGCGTGATGTGCGCGCTGGCCGGCCTGGTCAACACTGCGCGCCTGGCGGCAGGTTCACCTTCGGCCGGCAACATGGGCGAGCTGGATGCGATTGCCGCCTGCTTCATCGGCGGCACGTCCATGCGCGGCGGTTCGGGCACGGTATACGGCGCGCTGATCGGCGCGCTGGTGATGGCCAGCCTGGACAACGGCATGTCGATGCTGGATGTCGACACCTACTGGCAGATGATCGTCAAGGGCAGCATCCTGATGCTGGCGGTGTGGGTCGATGTCAGTACGCGTTCGGGGCGGTAA
- the xylG gene encoding D-xylose ABC transporter ATP-binding protein, with protein MSDYLLEMRGIVKEFGAVRALDGIDIKVKAGECLGLCGENGAGKSTLMKVLSGVYPHGSWQGEILWQGTPLQSQSMRDTEAAGIIIIHQELMLVQELSVAENIFMGHELTLPGGRMNYPAMYRRAAELMRELKMPDINVALPVMNYGGGHQQLVEIAKALNKQAKLLILDEPSSSLTASEIAVLLDIIRDLKAKGVACVYISHKLDEVAAVCDTVAVIRDGKHIATTPMQDMNVDRIITQMVGREISAMYPDQEHEIGEVMFEARHVTCHDADNPQRKRVDDISFSLRRGEILGIAGLVGAGRTELVSALFGAYPGRSQAEVWLDGVKVDTSTPLKAIRLGLCMVPEDRKQHGIVPDLSVGQNITLAVLKNFSRNTRIDAEAELKTVQAEIGRLQLKTSSPFLPITSLSGGNQQKAVLAKMLLARPKVLILDEPTRGVDVGAKAEIYRLMADLARQGVAIIMVSSELAEVLGVSDRVLVIGEGKLRGNFINRDLSQETVLAAAIDQSSQYMASQQLAAAAAGNNGKLI; from the coding sequence ATGTCCGACTATTTGCTGGAAATGCGCGGCATCGTCAAGGAATTCGGCGCGGTGCGCGCACTGGACGGCATCGACATCAAGGTCAAGGCCGGTGAATGCCTCGGCCTGTGCGGCGAAAACGGCGCCGGTAAATCAACCCTGATGAAAGTGCTGTCCGGCGTTTATCCGCATGGCAGCTGGCAGGGCGAAATCCTGTGGCAGGGAACACCCTTGCAGTCGCAATCGATGCGCGATACCGAAGCCGCCGGCATCATCATCATCCATCAGGAACTGATGCTGGTGCAGGAACTGTCCGTAGCAGAAAACATTTTCATGGGCCACGAGCTGACCCTGCCTGGCGGCCGCATGAACTATCCCGCCATGTACCGGCGCGCCGCCGAGTTGATGCGCGAACTGAAAATGCCCGACATCAATGTAGCGCTGCCGGTGATGAACTACGGCGGCGGCCACCAGCAGCTGGTGGAGATTGCCAAGGCGCTTAACAAACAGGCGAAGCTGCTGATCCTGGACGAACCGTCGTCGTCGCTGACGGCCTCCGAGATCGCGGTATTGCTGGACATTATCCGCGACCTGAAAGCCAAGGGCGTGGCCTGCGTCTATATTTCGCACAAGCTGGACGAAGTGGCGGCCGTGTGCGACACCGTGGCCGTGATCCGCGACGGCAAGCATATCGCCACCACGCCGATGCAGGACATGAATGTCGACCGGATCATCACGCAGATGGTGGGCCGCGAAATCAGCGCCATGTATCCGGACCAGGAGCACGAGATCGGCGAAGTGATGTTCGAAGCGCGCCACGTGACCTGTCATGACGCCGACAATCCGCAGCGTAAACGCGTCGACGATATTTCCTTTTCTTTGCGGCGCGGCGAGATCCTCGGCATCGCCGGGCTGGTCGGCGCCGGCCGCACGGAGCTGGTGTCGGCCCTGTTCGGCGCTTATCCCGGGCGCAGCCAGGCCGAGGTCTGGCTGGACGGCGTGAAAGTCGATACCAGTACGCCGCTGAAAGCGATCCGGCTCGGGCTGTGCATGGTGCCGGAAGACCGCAAGCAGCACGGCATCGTGCCCGATCTGAGCGTCGGCCAGAACATCACCTTGGCGGTGCTCAAGAACTTTTCGCGCAACACCCGTATCGATGCCGAGGCCGAACTGAAAACCGTGCAGGCTGAAATAGGCCGCCTCCAGCTCAAGACATCCAGTCCGTTCCTGCCGATCACCAGCCTGTCCGGCGGCAACCAGCAAAAGGCGGTGCTGGCCAAAATGCTGCTGGCGCGGCCCAAGGTCCTGATCCTGGACGAACCGACGCGCGGCGTCGACGTCGGCGCCAAGGCCGAGATCTACCGGCTGATGGCGGACCTGGCGCGGCAGGGCGTGGCGATCATCATGGTGTCGTCCGAGCTGGCGGAAGTGCTGGGCGTTTCCGACCGCGTGCTGGTCATCGGCGAAGGCAAGCTGCGCGGCAATTTCATCAACCGCGACCTGAGCCAGGAAACCGTGCTGGCGGCGGCGATCGACCAGTCGTCTCAATACATGGCGTCGCAGCAGCTGGCGGCTGCTGCAGCAGGGAATAACGGGAAACTGATATGA